The stretch of DNA CTCATGCGGCACGCTGTAGAGACCGCCTGCTGGATCGGCATGCCGTCGCGGCGCAGATTGCGCGCGACATCCACGATCAGAATGCTGTTCGAGACGACGATTCCGGTCATCATGATCACGCCCATGAGCGACATCACGTTCAGGCTCGTGTGCGTGACCAGCAGGAAGATGATCACGCCGGCGATGCCGGGCGGCACGGCCAACAGAATGATCAGCGGATCGATGAACGAGGCGAACTGCGCCATCAAAATCAGATAGACGAGCACGATTGCGAGTATCAGGCCGATGCCGAAGCTTTTGAACGATTGCCGCATGCCTTCCACAGATCCCCGAACGGTGATTCGGACGTTTTCGGGAGTCTTTGTGTCATGAATGATTCGATCGACTTTCGAAGCGATGCTGCCAAGGTCCTCGCCGGAAGGAGCGACATAGACGTCGATCACGCGCCTAAGCTGATAGTGATCGACTTCGGTCGGCGCGAGCATTGGCTCGATATTAGATACCGCTCCGAGCTGCGTGGTATCGAGACCTCTCGCCGAGCGCAACGGAATTTGCTTCAAGTCGTTCATTGACTTGACCTGCGCGTCGGGATACTGCACGGTGAGCATGTAGTCGTTTCCCGTTTTGGGATCGACCCAGTAGCTCGGCGCGATCATCTGGTTGGAGTTGAGCGCGGTGATGACGTTATCGACCACCTCGCGCGATGAGAGGCCCAGACGCGAAGCCATTTCCCGATCGACGTTCACCTTCAGCGCCGGATAGTCGAGATCCTGGGGGATGAGAACGTCACTCACGCCTTTCAGACCGCGAATTTTGGTCGCAAGCTCTTGCGCAGTTTTGTAGGCGGCGTCGAGATTATTTCCGCCAACCTGGATATCGATCGGCGCGGGCAAACCGAGATTGATGACCGCGTCCACCAGTCCGCCAGACTGGAAGTACGTCGATAACTCCGGCAGATCGTCAGCCAGCCTCTCGCGCACACGCTTCATGTACTCGTAGCTGCCGACTTCGTGCCCTTTTTTCAGACTCACCTGCACGGTCGCGGTGTGTTGGCCGGAATTGCTGGTGTACATGGAAGAAAATCCCGGCTGAACTCCGATATTTGAAACAACAACGCCGAGATCGCGCGGAGAGACAACATCGCGAATGTCGTCTTCGACCTTCTTAACGTATCGATCTGTGACTTCGAGCCGAGTGCCGGTTGGCGCTTTGAGATTGATCATGAACTGCCCCGGGTCCGTTCTGGGAAAGAACGCGACTCCGAGCAGCGGGTATAGGGCGAAGGTGAAGAGACACACGCCGAGAATTCCGATCACGCTCGCGGCAGGACGGAGCAGCGTTTTGCTGACGGCAACGTCGTATTTGCCGAGCATCGCTTCGTACTTGTGGTTGAACCAATGGACGAAGCGGCCGAATCCAGAGCGGCGCCGGTCGTGTCCTTCCTCTTCATCAGCTTCGAGCTTGTGAATAAATTTGGCGCAGAAAAGCGGCACAACCGTCATTGCCACCGCGTATGACGCAAACAGCGACAGCACAACCGAGAGGGCAAGTGCCGTAAACAGGAACCTGCTCACGCCGTAGAGGAAGATCACCGGAAAGAAGACGATCGCCGTGGTGAAGGTGGCGGCGAGCACCGGCAACCCCATCTCACGTCCACCTTTTTCGGCAGCTTCTTCCGGAGACTCTCCCATTTCGAGATGGCGGAAGATGTTCTCAAGCACTACGACCGAGTTGTCAATCAGGCGGGAGAACGCCAGCGCCAGTCCGCCAAGCACCATGGTGTTGATGGTGCCGCCGCCGGCGTCCAGCGCCATAAAGGCCGCCAGTGCCGAAAGGGGAATCGAGAGCATAACCGCGACAGTGGCTCGCACGCTGCCGAGGAAGATGAGAATCATTACAGCCGTTAGTACCAGGCCGATTCCGCCCTCATTGCCGAGATTCTTGATCGCGGTCTTTACATAAATGGACTGGTCGAAGACTACCTTCGCGACCAGTTGCTTGGGAACGTCGAACAAATCGTTGAGCGCCGACTTGACTCCGCTCACGATT from Terriglobales bacterium encodes:
- a CDS encoding efflux RND transporter permease subunit, with the translated sequence MSRFAIKYPFFIIMLCLMIAVVGVVSVARMPVDLFPNINIPVVVVATFYSGMPPEQIESDITGRFERFFTLGSGIDHMESRSLPGVSLIKIYFQPGTDANAAVSTISNLAMADLRRLPPGTLPPVILKFDASSLPVCLITLKGTGLTETQLRDLGQYNVRNQVANIPGASVPQPFGGKYRQIQVYVDPVKLQAHQLSVMDVVRTINDSNMILPAGDVRIGPKDFNIYTNSQLPSTAEINQLPLKTVGNASVLVGDVGQAMDAAQIQNSIVRVDGQRSVYLPVMKQGGDSNTIAIVSGVKSALNDLFDVPKQLVAKVVFDQSIYVKTAIKNLGNEGGIGLVLTAVMILIFLGSVRATVAVMLSIPLSALAAFMALDAGGGTINTMVLGGLALAFSRLIDNSVVVLENIFRHLEMGESPEEAAEKGGREMGLPVLAATFTTAIVFFPVIFLYGVSRFLFTALALSVVLSLFASYAVAMTVVPLFCAKFIHKLEADEEEGHDRRRSGFGRFVHWFNHKYEAMLGKYDVAVSKTLLRPAASVIGILGVCLFTFALYPLLGVAFFPRTDPGQFMINLKAPTGTRLEVTDRYVKKVEDDIRDVVSPRDLGVVVSNIGVQPGFSSMYTSNSGQHTATVQVSLKKGHEVGSYEYMKRVRERLADDLPELSTYFQSGGLVDAVINLGLPAPIDIQVGGNNLDAAYKTAQELATKIRGLKGVSDVLIPQDLDYPALKVNVDREMASRLGLSSREVVDNVITALNSNQMIAPSYWVDPKTGNDYMLTVQYPDAQVKSMNDLKQIPLRSARGLDTTQLGAVSNIEPMLAPTEVDHYQLRRVIDVYVAPSGEDLGSIASKVDRIIHDTKTPENVRITVRGSVEGMRQSFKSFGIGLILAIVLVYLILMAQFASFIDPLIILLAVPPGIAGVIIFLLVTHTSLNVMSLMGVIMMTGIVVSNSILIVDVARNLRRDGMPIQQAVSTACRMRLRPVLMTSLATILGMIPMALALEAGSEQYAPLARAIIGGLTVSVIVTVFLVPAAYLLIHHREETIPTAS